The following proteins come from a genomic window of Fontisubflavum oceani:
- a CDS encoding NAD(P)-binding domain-containing protein, with translation MKLAIIGAGHVGSALGHGWAKAGHDVRYGTRAPAAPDHLTPSAAAAWGTVVVLALPWGAAEAVAANLGSLSGKIIIDCRNPIARTPEGIGLALGHNTSLVANRCRAGCPKPGL, from the coding sequence ATGAAGCTCGCGATTATTGGGGCCGGACATGTGGGGAGCGCCCTCGGCCATGGATGGGCCAAGGCAGGCCATGATGTCCGCTATGGGACCCGCGCGCCTGCCGCGCCGGATCATCTGACCCCAAGCGCGGCCGCCGCTTGGGGCACGGTCGTGGTTTTGGCCCTGCCCTGGGGCGCGGCGGAGGCCGTGGCGGCAAATCTGGGATCGCTCAGCGGCAAGATTATCATCGATTGCAGGAATCCGATTGCCCGTACGCCGGAAGGGATCGGGTTGGCCCTCGGACACAACACCTCTCTGGTGGCGAACAG